One stretch of Prionailurus viverrinus isolate Anna chromosome C1, UM_Priviv_1.0, whole genome shotgun sequence DNA includes these proteins:
- the GUCA2B gene encoding guanylate cyclase activator 2B — protein MRGRMASGLLSGMAVFLLVLLQGTQSVYIQYQGFQVQLESVKKLSNLEQQWLPNPRLQAQSLVPSVCHHPALPQDLQPICASREAASVFQALRTMANDDCELCVNVACTGCL, from the exons ATGCGCGGCAGGATGGCGTCAGGACTCCTGTCCGGGATGGCTGTGTTCCTCCTGGTGCTCCTGCAGGGCACACAGTCAGTCTACATTCAG TACCAAGGCTTCCAGGTCCAGCTGGAATCAGTGAAGAAGCTGAGTAACCTGGAGCAGCAGTGGCTGCCTAACCCCcgcctccaggcccagagcctcGTGCCCTCCGTGTGTCACCACCCGGCCCTGCCACAGGACCTCCAGCCCATCTGTGCATCCAGGGAAGCTGCCAGCGTCTTCCAGGCTTTGA GGACCATGGCTAATGACGACTGTGAGCTGTGTGTGAATGTCGCCTGTACCGGCTGCCTCTGA